In the genome of Podarcis raffonei isolate rPodRaf1 chromosome 17, rPodRaf1.pri, whole genome shotgun sequence, one region contains:
- the TMEM52B gene encoding transmembrane protein 52B isoform X1 — translation MGKTSRVVTISALTCLSQIPQVTLQETCSGTDHSPQSCSSQNWVHLWYIWLVVVMVGLLLLCGLVSVCVRYCCLHCHPAGEDDNSQPYEVTVIAFDHDSTLQSTITSFHSVFGPAARRMLAVAHSHSVLPAIHYPAGMETPPIYEEAVHMSRFRVARSGEPAPESQPEEKQSVDAEKGQQADQPSSQGP, via the exons ATGGGGAAGACGAGCCGAGTTGTGACCATCTCTGCTCTGACATGTCTGTCTCAG ATTCCTCAGGTGACACTGCAGGAGACCTGTTCAGGCACTGACCA TTCTCCCCAAAGCTGCTCAAGCCAAAACTGGGTCCATCTCTGGTACATCTGG CTTGTGGTTGTGATGGTTGGGCTGCTCCTCCTCTGCGGCCTCGTCTCTGTCTGTGTGAGGTactgctgccttcactgccacccAGCCGGGGAAGACGACAACTCCCAGCCCTATGAAGTCACAGTCATCGCATTTGATCACGACAGCACTCTTCAAAGCACCATCACTT CCTTCCATTCGGTGTTTGGTCCAGCTGCTAGAAGAATGCTTGCAGTAGCTCATTCCCACAGCGTTCTCCCAGCCATACATTACCCTGCTGGGATGGAGACACCCCCCATTTACGAGGAGGCTGTGCACATGAGTAGATTCAGAGTGGCTAGAAGTGGAGAACCAGCCCCAGAGTCACAGCCGGAGGAGAAACAGTCGGTGGATGCCGAGAAAGGACAACAAGCAGATCAACCATCAAGCCAAGGCCCCTGA
- the LOC128405197 gene encoding olfactory receptor 10T2-like: protein MGRGNQTVVTEFILAGFSSFPDLQIPLFLVFSLIYLVTLIANIIIITAIRLDRSLHIPMYFFLSILSFSEICYSLVIIPNMLANLLREKKTISFIGCATQMCIFLGFGCTNCMLLAVMGYDRYVSICKPLRYQILMNQSLCTKLVACSATTGFLFSTSETIIIFTLPFCGPNKLKHFFCDLAPLLELACGRNYIGEIVIFVICVLVVFCSFLFILLSYFLIVNTVLKIPTTAGKRKAFSTCASHLIVVVVHFGCASIIYLRPKSRYTLDEDTFISVSYTMVTPLLNPLVYSLRNKDVQIALKKSLGKTSCTQRI, encoded by the coding sequence ATGGGAAGAGGAAATCAAACAGTGGTGACAGAATTTATCCTTGCTGGATTTTCCAGTTTCCCAGACCTGCAGATTCCCTTGTTTCTGGTGTTCTCTCTAATCTACCTGGTAACTTTGATCGCGAATATAATCATCATCACTGCAATACGGCTTGACCGCAGCCTTCACatccccatgtacttcttcctctccatcctctCCTTCTCAGAAATCTGCTACTCACTTGTCATTATTCCCAATATGCTTGCAAATCTTCTAAGAGAAAAGAAGACCATTTCCTTCATTGGCTGTGCTACTCAGATGTGCATTTTCCTGGGCTTTGGGTGCACAAATTGTATGCTTCTAGCAGTGATGGGGTATGACCGATATGTCTCCATATGCAAACCTTTACGTTATCAGATTTTGATGAATCAAAGTCTCTGCACCAAACTGGTGGcttgttcagcaacaactggatttcttttttccacctcAGAGACCATTATCATATTTACCTTGCCTTTCTGTGGACCAAATAAACTTAAGCACTTCTTTTGCGATTTAGCACCTTTGCTTGAATTAGCCTGTGGCCGAAACTACATAGGAGAAATTGTCATTTTTGttatttgtgttttggttgtaTTTTGTTCATTTCTGTTCATCCTTCTCTCATACTTTTTAATTGTTAACACTGTCTTGAAAATCCCCACAACGGCTGGGAAGCGAAAAGCCTTTTCTACTTGTGCCTCCCATCTTATCGTGGTCGTAGTGCACTTTGGTTGTGCTTCCATTATCTATTTAAGGCCCAAATCCAGATACACACTAGATGAGGACacttttatttctgtctcttACACAATGGTGACTCCCTTGTTGAACCCCTTAGTGTACAGCCTGAGAAACAAAGATGTTCAAATAGCGCTTAAGAAATCGCTTGGCAAAACCTCCTGCACTCAAAGAATCTGA
- the LOC128405347 gene encoding olfactory receptor 10T2-like produces the protein MGRENQTVLTEFILVGFSNFPDLKIPLFLVFSLIYLVTLMANIIIITTIRLNCSLHIPMYFFLSILSFSEICYSLVIIPNMLANLLREKKTISFIGCVTQMFLFLGLAGTNCMLLAVMGYDRYVSICKPLRYQILMNQRLCTKLVACSISLAFIFSISETIIIFTLPFCGPNKVKHFFCDLAPLLELACGRNYIGEIVIFIICVLVVISSFLFILLSYILIANTVLKIPTTAGKRKAFSTCASHLIVVIVHFGCAGIIYLGPKSSYTLDQTTFISVSYTMVTPLLNPLVYSLRNKDVQIALKKSLGKSSCTQRK, from the coding sequence ATGGGAAGAGAAAATCAAACAGTGCTGACAGAATTTATCCTTGTTGGGTTTTCCAATTTCCCAGACCTGAAGATTCCGTTGTTTCTGGTGTTCTCTCTAATTTACCTGGTTACTTTGATGGCAAATATAATCATCATCACTACGATACGGCTTAACTGCAGTCTCCACatccccatgtacttcttcctctccatcctctCCTTCTCAGAAATCTGCTACTCACTGGTCATTATCCCCAATATGCTTGCAAATCTTCTAAGAGAGAAGAAGACCATTTCCTTCATTGGCTGTGTTACTCAGATGTTCCTTTTCCTGGGCTTGGCAGGCACAAATTGTATGCTTCTAGCAGTGATGGGGTATGACCGATATGTCTCTATATGCAAACCGTTACGTTATCAGATTCTGATGAATCAAAGACTCTGCACCAAGCTGGTGGCTTGTTCAATATcacttgcatttattttttctaTATCAGAGACCATTATCATATTTACCTTGCCTTTCTGTGGACCAAATAAAGTTAAGCACTTCTTTTGCGATTTAGCACCTTTGCTTGAATTAGCCTGCGGCCGAAACTACATCGGAGAAATTGTCATTTTCAttatttgtgttttggttgtGATTTCTTCATTCTTGTTCATCCTTCTCTCATACATTTTAATTGCAAACACTGTCTTGAAAATCCCCACAACGGCTGGGAAGCGTAAAGCCTTTTCCACTTGTGCCTCCCATCTTATCGTGGTCATAGTGCACTTTGGGTGTGCTGGCATTATCTATTTAGGGCCCAAATCCAGTTACACGCTAGATCAGACtacttttatttctgtctcttACACAATGGTGACTCCATTGTTGAACCCCTTAGTGTACAGCCTGAGAAACAAAGATGTCCAAATAGCGCTTAAGAAATCACTTGGCAAAAGCTCCTGCACCCAAAGAAAGTGA
- the TMEM52B gene encoding transmembrane protein 52B isoform X2, which yields MGKTSRVVTISALTCLSQIPQVTLQETCSGTDHSPQSCSSQNWVHLWYIWYCCLHCHPAGEDDNSQPYEVTVIAFDHDSTLQSTITSFHSVFGPAARRMLAVAHSHSVLPAIHYPAGMETPPIYEEAVHMSRFRVARSGEPAPESQPEEKQSVDAEKGQQADQPSSQGP from the exons ATGGGGAAGACGAGCCGAGTTGTGACCATCTCTGCTCTGACATGTCTGTCTCAG ATTCCTCAGGTGACACTGCAGGAGACCTGTTCAGGCACTGACCA TTCTCCCCAAAGCTGCTCAAGCCAAAACTGGGTCCATCTCTGGTACATCTG GTactgctgccttcactgccacccAGCCGGGGAAGACGACAACTCCCAGCCCTATGAAGTCACAGTCATCGCATTTGATCACGACAGCACTCTTCAAAGCACCATCACTT CCTTCCATTCGGTGTTTGGTCCAGCTGCTAGAAGAATGCTTGCAGTAGCTCATTCCCACAGCGTTCTCCCAGCCATACATTACCCTGCTGGGATGGAGACACCCCCCATTTACGAGGAGGCTGTGCACATGAGTAGATTCAGAGTGGCTAGAAGTGGAGAACCAGCCCCAGAGTCACAGCCGGAGGAGAAACAGTCGGTGGATGCCGAGAAAGGACAACAAGCAGATCAACCATCAAGCCAAGGCCCCTGA
- the LOC128405200 gene encoding olfactory receptor 10T2-like, translating to MGRKNQTIVTEFILAGFSNFPDLKIPLFLVFSLMYLITLMGNIIIITAIRLNRSLHIPMYFFLSILSFSEICYTLVIIPNMLANLLREKKTISFIGCATQMCIFLGFGCTDCFLLAVMGYDRYVSICKPLRYQILMNQRLCTKLVACSVSLAFIFSTSETIIIFTLPFCGPNELKHYLCDLAPLLELACGRNYIGEIVITIICVLVVICSFLFILLSYILIANTVLKIPTMAGKRKAFSTCASHLIVVVVHFGCAGIIYLGPKSSYTLDETTFISVSYTMVTPLLNPLVYSLRNKDVQIALKKSLGKSSCTQRM from the coding sequence ATGGGAAGAAAAAATCAAACAATAGTGACAGAATTTATCCTTGCTGGATTTTCTAATTTCCCAGACCTGAAGATTCCATTGTTTCTGGTGTTCTCTCTCATGTACCTGATAACTTTGATGGGAAATATAATCATCATCACTGCGATACGGCTTAACCGCAGCCTCCACatccccatgtacttcttcctctccatcctctCCTTCTCAGAAATCTGCTACACACTCGTCATTATCCCCAATATGCTTGCAAATCTTCTAAGAGAAAAGAAGACCATTTCCTTCATTGGCTGTGCTACTCAGATGTGCATTTTCCTGGGCTTTGGGTGCACAGATTGTTTTCTTCTAGCAGTGATGGGGTATGACCGATATGTCTCCATATGCAAGCCTTTACGTTATCAGATTCTGATGAATCAAAGACTCTGTACCAAGCTGGTGGCTTGTTCAGTATcacttgcatttattttttctaCATCAGAGACTATAATCATATTTACCTTGCCTTTCTGTGGGCCAAATGAACTTAAGCACTACTTGTGTGATTTAGCACCATTGCTTGAATTAGCCTGTGGCCGTAACTACATAGGAGAAATTGTCATTACCAttatttgtgttttggttgtaATTTGTTCATTCTTGTTCATCCTTCTCTCGTACATTTTAATTGCAAACACTGTCTTGAAAATCCCCACAATGGCTGGGAAGCGTAAAGCCTTTTCCACTTGTGCCTCCCATCTTATTGTGGTCGTAGTGCACTTTGGGTGTGCTGGCATTATCTATTTAGGGCCCAAATCTAGTTACACACTAGATGAGACGacttttatttctgtctcttACACAATGGTGACTCCCTTGTTGAACCCCTTGGTGTACAGCCTGAGAAACAAAGATGTTCAAATAGCGCTTAAGAAATCGCTTGGCAAAAGCTCCTGCACCCAAAGAATGTGA